The genomic segment GGCTTGATGAAGAACAAGAATAGTTATAATTTAGTTAATGACTGGTCAATGGATGTCTTCGAACTTGGATTTTGGTTTTGCTTCTGCTGCATATAGATGCCAAAAAGTAATGCTTTGCACTGCACTTTGCCGTCGACTTGCTCTGTTCGGCTTACCAAAATCCTGGAGGTTTATTTATATTGAAAAAAGTTGCTATTAATCCGTTTTTATGTGCTATAGTGATAAATGTGTCCTAAGATGCttatacttttctttttttgaggtATGATTTCGGCTAAGACTGCATCGCTCTGCATCGTATCGCCTCTTCTCCTCTTCTCGCTTCTTAGTCCATGGTTTTCCACGATCTGCTTCTCTGCATTTCTACATCTAATTGCTGTAGTATCTTGAGCTTTAATGAGTTCGACTTCATGATCCGAAACTGCAAGCAATTAAATTTGGTCGATCCAAGTTTTCATGCATTAGAGCTTCATCATGTAAGATCCTTTCCTGCCAGCTGTTGGAGCACTTCGCTGCTTTGTGTTCTCCAAAGACTCGAGCTGCACAGTCATGTACCACCACATCATGTTGTCATCTGCACTTAAAGTGGCATCAGCTCTCTTTATGCATCCACCTTGAAAATCAGTGAGTGTCCTGTTGTGAGAACAGCCCCACTTAGCTGCTCTTATTTTCCTCTGCTTTGGTTGCTAATCAAGTGCTGTCCTTAACCTACTATTGTGGTATGATACTAAGATATGAGCCAGCTTGTTTGCTCCTACAATTGCTTGTCTGGGGGTCTTCCAGGGTTCTGTTCGGATCCAGCTTCTTACCTGTGTCACTCGCCATTTACCGATGCGCTCCCAGTCCCATGATCCTTCATATGCCCGACTCATTGTGCTAGGAAGTTCAATTTTAGTTAAGAAATACTTGTAATATGTCAGACCTGTTTTTATGGTGATTTGCATGACTAGGAGCACGAGGTGCTGCTATTCAAGGTGGAATAGCAATTTTGCATTCAACACCTCCTACTCCTGTATTTACATGGCAATTTTGGCTGAGACAAAAGGTCGTTTCTACTGGTAATTGGGTTCTTTACTCCAGCTATTTAATAGCATTTCAACAAATATTTCTCGAAATGACCTGTGGGTAAAGAACAATTGTTGAAATGCTATGGCTTGTGGGTATAGCATTTCTATAGCATTTCAATGGCCTGTGGGTCAAGCATTTCTATGGCTTGTGGGGGTTGTTATCCGGTTGAACAATTGTCCGGAGTTTCAGTGGTGTTTATGTGCTAAACATTTATTATCAAGGATAATTCTTTCCACCAGTGGCTTCTTTCTATTGTATCCGGTACGTATTTGTGTTTTTCTCTTTGTGGTTTATTGGACGAGGAAGGTGGAACAGTACCAGCTTCCAATGAAAGATGCCTCGGAGAGGTGGAATGGTATTTAATTTTCATCGAATATGCCTCGTGTATTTTGTGGTTGGGATAGTCACAGGGTAAGAGTAGTAGGATGTAACTGCATTTACTCCTGCGTCTTTTGCCACCAAATTTAAAAGGCCAACCTTACATTATTATTGCTTGTTGAATGTAAAACAGATCTGTTTCTTAATGGTCTCGCACCAGCTCGAATCTCCTACATTCAGAAAGCAAACCCGGGCTTAGGacaggaaagaaaaaaagaagggaaaacttAAAGTTGTGAAAGAGAGGGGGAAGGATTAAGCATATCCAGGCTTAGGacgggaaagaaaagaaggaaaaactttAAGTTATGACTTATGAGAGAGAAGGGGAAGGATTGTTTATGTTGTTTGGGAGTTGAAAATTAATGAAATGATTTTGGATGTGGAACTGGGGAAGtcataaaatatttattcaagacctttttaaggataaaatagGCATTATGAAAAGATTTGACAAGATTCCTCAAAGTTTCCTTCTATTTCGGTTCAATTTGGGCAAAAAAGTTTTGGCTAATGTAGCACTGCATTTCATCCTCCTGATTTCTGAATCcttccatttcctttcttttcttttttactaaaaactaacaaacaaaagaaaactgcCTCTCTCTTGTTTCCCATTCTTTTCTGTCCGACGCCCCAACTCCCAAACGAAATTGTTGAACATCAATGGCTATTTGGCTTTTCAAAATAATAAGCGGAATTTTTAAAgcaagaccaaaaaaaaaaaaaaaaatagaatttcgTACCATTTTTAGGTGGctgcaaaaattgaatttcttaTTACTGCCATAGCTAGTTTGGTCACTGCGAATATTTCGTTGACACCAGAAGCAAAAGTACCCAAACCCACTAGGTAGCAAGGTTTATGTTCAAAAGGGGCTAAGGGTCAGCAAACACTTCCACGGCAATGTGGAATCTGGCTGACTAACTCGGAGAAAACAATCACAGTATTCAAGAAGAAAGAGTTCTTTTTGCTACTATGATAAGTTGTTGTACGTTTTGCACAAAACAGCTAACAAAGTAAAACTCTGTGGGAAGTAAATGTAGAAATTTGCATACTCCTCAAAATCTCTTCAAAATGTGCTCGATTAACAGATTTTGGTCCCCGAAAACATAATTCCAACCAAATCTGTTCCGACGCCTAACTGATGCCTAGAAGGCAAATTGTGAGATCTGAGGCAACTCCTACTTTAAATGCCGAAAAAACCTTTGTCAATTTGCTTTTGAATCGATGACCTTCTTTGCAAAAGATGGCAAACAGAAAGCTGCAGAATGGATCTTTTTTTTGTAGAAAGCAGACAGAAGAAATCAAAGAGAGCCACATCATCGtacaaaaagaaagaagctCAAAGGCAACTTTAATGTAGAAAGATACCTCAGAGTTGTAGAACTTCAACGGTTTCATAGTTTTGGAACGGCCATCATTTGCATCAATTGGGTTGATTGGATGCTTGAAATCTACTGGTGGCCCCTCAGTAGAACAGAGCATGAAACCAATTACTCCACTGTAATGGAAATCAATAACAGTGTTAAGAGACAAAACTTTACAGCAGGAAACAAACTAGAGATTAAATAATATCAAACAGGATAGTCCGTTTCTTTTGAGGACTTTATCACTATACAACACACCAAGTAACAAAGAAATGCAGCCCCAATTGACAGAGCCCTGGCAGTGAGAAATGTACACATGCAAGgcggaaagaaagaaacaatgcCTTGGGTAAGTAGGAACTGTAGTCCATGCATAGTTGACTGATCCCTTGAAGATCTGCCTGCAGTTTGCAACGATATCTTCGATAATGTGCATGTGAAGCCATATACTTTCAGCCTGTGTACATACAACTCCACCAGGACGCAGAGCTTTTGCAACTGACTCAAAGAACGGCTTCTCAAACAACTCTTGTGCTGGGCCTGAATGCCAGAAAACTAACTCACAAAACTATCTCACAAGGAGAACAAGGAAGCAAAGGGCTTTAACAGAACGTTACCAATAGGATCAGAAGAATCTACTATAATCGCATCATAAGTTCCTTCAGGAACAGCCTTCAAAAATGCAACTCCTGTAAGGATAAGCAACAGCCGGTGAAGAAAAGCACTCAACAAAGAGAGGACAAAGATAGAATTTTCTGAATAAGGCAAGAGGAATCGAGATGTACCATCACCAATATGAAGGACTACACGTGGATCCTCAAATCCAACAGCAACATCAGGGAAAAACTGTTTGGATACCTGAATAGCAAAAGAACATACTCACTGCTCCCAAATCCAATCAGAACTAGGCGTTTATAATTTGTTTAAGCAGGGATCACAAATAAATCTTGTTCCGTGAATTTGTTCCAGTAGTAGAAAAATAACCAACTAATGTGATAAATGTGTCCATCATTCTTGAATAAGAATAACTAGCACCTAATTATGCAAAACCAACAACCAAAGGGAATGAAACAAAGGAACTTTACAAAatggtgaaaaaaaaataggaggaaaaaaaaagacattgaGAAGTAAAGAGGACATAGAGAGGCAATGGAATGAACAAAAGAAGACACCATGACTCACATCAACTACCATCTTATCAATCTCACAGATGTCTATCTGTTCAACAGACAAATGACGAGCAACTTCACGCAGGACACCCCCATCTCCTCCACCAATAACCAAAACCTGTTAACATGcagattcaaaaattaaaatagtGGACATAAAACTAATCAAAATATTTCCCCACTGCCAATGTAGAGTTTGCCTAGAAACTTGGACATGAAAAGATATAGACAGAGATGCCCCAAGGCAATGGATGCAAAAGATGCGCTGTTTTGCATCATTGAGCATATTTcctcatacttgttagttaCACATCTAAACCACCAACTAAGTTGCAGAAATTTAAGTAAAGGCAGCAATTTCTCCAATTTCATCCTCGATAGACAGCATTAAGTAACTTATCCAGTACAAAACCATGTACTTCATCCAGAACTCATAAATACATGGTCTTTATGCAACCACAAGCTTTTTGTGGACCTTTTATTGCCAATTGCCCATTGCCACTGTAGATTTGATCTCATATACAAAATTGAATAGAAACTGAAAGGCACAAGAAACTCCAGTACAACTCCTAGCAAACTGACCTTCTTTGGGCTTGGAATAGAGCAGAGAGGAAGATGCGCAATCATTTCTTGATATGCACATTCATCTCTCTCGGTTAATTGAATTACTCCATCCAAAACAAGCACCTTCCCGTAGGTTGATGACTGCAGCAACAGCCAAAGAAAATTTAGGCACAAAGCTTTGCTCAAGATAATCACACTTATAACGGGGACCAGGAGGAGGTTTGTTTGAAATTAGGACATTTTTAAATACCTGAAAGACCATGACATTCTGGTAATCAGATTTTCCCTGGAATAGTATCTTTTCTACCTTTAGCGAGTGTGCCTCTCCTGCAACTCaaaacatttaatcattaaaGAGTTCCAAGCTCTTAACATACAATTGTCACAGACCtagttaaaaagaaaataaaccacAGCTCAACTGCTAAGTCTCAACACAGGACTATTACTTACTAAAATAAAAGTACCTTCAGTTATTACCAAAAACAGCAGAGGACTGAATACATGTAACAAAATATTGAAGTTTGTCAAACTTCGCACTGAGGTATGGATTTTGAAAAGGCccatatgaaaagaaaaaggatttgaagaagaaactaaagGATAGAAACAATGAGTAGGAAAATGGTACTTCGTAACTGTCAAAAAAACATGGCACATAGACAATGAGATTCTAAAACATTTTGGACCAtctatttctcttttttatCTCCTGTGAAAATGGATGCTTCTTTGGGATTGGAATACAACATTAACAGTCAAACAGATAATACACCAAGGATAACCCTTATCACCATATTTATCTGTTGAGCAATTCATAGAACTACTTGCCAAGGTACACGACTAGTTTGATATAGTAGCTAAATTTCTAACAGAAATACAGGAAAGTTTTGACTATTTGAGACTCAAAAATGAAAAGCATTTTGTTGCTACCAGAGATTCATCGTTTCTACGTCCGAATGTAGTTATTTGAGAACCAGTCAACGCAATGATGACAGCCATAGCTTTCCTTTTTTGgctccaaaaatttttttttttcttaaataataCCGCAACTATGATGCTTCATTCAACAAAGTGATGACAGCTATAGCTATCTTTTTTTCCGATTTTTTTTCTGAAATAATACCGCAGCTATGATGCTTACTAGAAAATTATTACTCCTCGTTACACTCGCTACCTTCTAAACAGAATAGAACATCAGGTTATCTGAAAAACAATTACCACAGTAATGAATAcataaaaacaagaaaacctAAACACCCAATAAAACGGACAACAAAGAAAGCATTTTTACACAACAACTAAACCAAAGACTCATGTTTATGATTCTCCGAACCCATAtcaaggaaaagggaaaaaaccaacaaaaaaccCTAGTTATAATCAATTAACACAATCTCTCTACAGCTCAAAGACAGACATGCTTAAACAAACAATAGAGAAACCCCATGATTCAAATCAATTAATCAAACTCTTTCCAGCTCAAAACACGCAACCAACGTGCTAAAATAAATTCAGAACTACGAAAATAAAAGCAATAGGTGAAAACAAAGTAAAGAATAGGCTTAAGAATAAAAAACAGACCAGGCCACATTGGGCTGATCTCAGAAAACCATCCAGGAATAACAGAAGAAACGCCGTCGGGAAGCTGCGCCGCCTCCTCTTTACTATTGCTATTCACGGCATCAGCCATTCCAACAGAAGAAACACCGTTGCTCACTTGTTCTCCTCCTTCTTCACGGGCTCTTTTCACTGGTAATTCAGTCACCAACTGCTCGGCCATTTATTCTGCAGAAGCTATCTGTAAAGAAAGGAGCGAGGAAGGcggaatttttttattttttttatttttttttgggctcgGCTGGGTGGGTGTGTGGGAGGAGTGATTGGGAAGGAAGTGTGAACGTGACCGCACGCAAAAAATCCCACCACAATACCTTTTTTCTTTAGATTCTTGTGGttattcccccttttttttttttttttttttggggttgggGGTATGAAAGATTGCGTAGAATCGGCTTACTCCAAACGCGGTTCTCTCTTTAAAGTTTGGGAATGATACCAATATTTTGTTTGTAAGATAATTTTGTCACATGGAACTATGCTCCATTCAAGATAAACTCTAGTAAAATTTGTAGTCACATTACAAAGTAAATTCTTgaaattaataattttcctattgagatttcgattttaattattttatccccAAATAAAGACTTCGTTCTAAATAaaattctaaattttagaagaagAGATGCATATGTAACTGTAAAGCTAATTTAAGACGGATATTTTCTATTTTAGCTACTATTGAAGTTGTGGATCTAAGATTTAGTATTTATTTTAGGAGTATAAAGTATGCGTTCATTTGCATTTCATATATGAAATCCTATATTTTAGTCATTCTTGAGCAATTTGTTCAAAGCTCCAATTGACTTTCATAGTAGTAAAGCTGTAATTACCAAATCTATTAATTAGGTCTCGTATGTAATATGTCTAatgattttgatgaattttttttttttttttggggttgggGGTCAAGAAGCAGCATGTTCAGAATTGGTGTACTTGTAACCGTAGTTTAAGGGAATTATTTCTCGTCAAATAGCATGAGTGTGCAATTAGTTTTGTCGTTCCATGCATGCAATACAATTATGTGAATGATGTTTCTTTGAAACAGCATTAGGATGATACTCTATTTagggaagggggggggggtCAAATACTTGTGTCACGTGAAGGGCTTACTTAATTAGTGATAATCTATTTAAATCTAGAAATTACTCTTGGAATAGTTTATAGTAGTAATAAATTCGACTGCCAATTCTTTAGATTATTTGTGGTCAATCCGGGAATCGAGATACTACTACTGTCTAAATGAAAGGTAAGTTACTACAACGACTCTGTATTAGTTCTATGTTTTACTGGTAGTAGTAGAGTATTAtagaaggaaggaaggaaggaaatactcaaaaaaaaaaaaaaaaaaaaaaaagaagagagaaagtggaaaaattAGTGGGAGAAAAAGAGCAGAATATAAAATGATAGGGTACTCGATTAGGGTTTGCTTTTCTAGTTGTGTGGGTCCTTGGAGATTTGATTGGATTGGAGGTGGGGATCGATGCTCATTTTTTGTCAGAGCTCCAGAATATCAAAATGCCCCGTGTTGTTTTCCGGTTTGCTCTTACTCAATCAGAATCATATTTTGGGCTTTGGGCCCataagtcctttttttttttttcctttttttttttgtagaactgttttcttttccttttattttgtaGAACCCATTGTCCTTTTCTGGTGTTTTACTTGCATCATTTATTGTCCTTTTGGGTCCATCGTTCATAAAATGTAAGCATGATTTACTatcaattctttttcttttttcatttatagTTAATTAATGAAGGCGTAACTGCACcacttatatattttttttttaaaaaaaaagtcctTCTTCCCATTATTGCTCCTATTCTTTTGTAGAAATCCAATATGTTGAACTCTGAAATGACCACTATTCCAATCCCAATTTCATATTATAGGAGATGAATGATGTTCACGTTCATCATGTAGAACTTTCCTCAAAAAGGACTGTGCTTTCAGTTAACTTTCCTCTTGTAGTAGCTTATTCCACCATGCTCAATCATGAATTTCATTTTGATTGTGATAATCATTGGCTCTGATGCATGCATTCTCCTCTTCTTTTAACTTTACATAAACATCATTCGCTTTCTAGTCAACTTTCTGGTTTCCAATATGCTCCACCACAAAGAACTTTTGTAGAAGTTTATTGGTTATGAGTCCTTAATTTCCTTGTGATTATGGAGCTTTAGCTCTGTACCCTGTATGCATGAATGGAAAAAGTAACTCGTGTTGGTGACAAAAATATGTGTGGCCGGTGCATGCCCTTCATTATGGTTCTTTGACTGATGCACCTTTCCGGTGTTAAAACTTTGTGCCATCTAATGTAATACAGACCATGCAGTAGCATTATTATTTGTGGGTCTGGAATGACATTGAAGAAAAAGGCTTCaattgagtgtgtttggatcgtaaattatttgggataattttttgatgtgacgtatgtgagataaaaaggtgattgaaaaatgtgttaattATGCAAACAAGTCAGTGTGTGTAAATAAAATGTAAACAATGAGCATCCCAAACACATTATTTAACCTAAAATCCGGACTTCAAATGCTACTTACCTTGCTCCTCCTTCTACCCCAACCTCAAACCCTATTCCCTATTCCCcaccccacaaaaaaaaaaaaaaactagtattTAGGTCCTTCTTGAAATTGCAATGACATATAAAGAAGCACTTAtgatataattatttttaataaaaatgcttttaagtcaTCAAAAATTGGACTATTTAAGTTATGAAAAATTAATTTCTAAATACTCTAAAAGTatttttagtgttttttttttttttttttttttttttttgtcaacacaggggtgtccgggtcaagacccgaaggcggcccgactaatcccctgcgcctGGAGTATAGCGCCACCCCAACCGCACCCAGGCGTTAGGTGAGGTTCGATCCCACGACCTTGCGAATGGTTTTCCAGCCGCAGACCGGGTGATCTAACCCCGGGGGCGTATTTTTAGTGTTTAAAAGTGTTATTTTTTACAAACGCAACGCAACCTTAAAAGAGCTTTAGTAGTTTGGAATATGGATCCAAGGTCTTGGTTTGGTTTGAGTTCGCTGTTGTGTGATGTGGAAGTACCGAGGTTCTCTTGGATGCCAAAACAATTAGACGAATGAAAGCCCACAGATGAATCAGTACCAGGCCAGATTAGTGGCCCATATTGATATATTCCACTTGAAAGATAGTTGATACCAAGAACTTGGGTCATCTCCGTATCGGTCGGAATATGCCCAAGCGAATGTCGAATCATGGTGTACTACTACAGCCTTCGGCCCCTCGGTGACCAAACACCTGAGTTCGGCCACCATCGCCCCGCCAATCCCAGATGAGAGAATACaatatagggataatttcagaaagatttctgacaatttcattgagcttcctgaaatttgaaaaattatacatacctcccttatcatttcaaatgataattttgcccttaaatattttaatgaaatttcttatttgacagatttttttttgttaaaattacGCTGTATTCTTTTTTGGCAattattttatgattttttgtaCATGAAGTAATTTTGTTTTCAATTAATTTGTTTAGAAAGTAGATTATTTatcaaatttatttatttatattatcaATACATTTCCTAACCaccttttataaaaaaaaatactataatattttttcaaaaaattatttcaaataatttactatccaaacacatgcACTGTATTTTTTTTAGAGTCGGAAAGGTATCCCTACCCCCTAATACATCcctctaatttaaataaaaaggTCAAAAGAAAGAATCGCAAAACGACGTGGTATCAGACTAAGCGTCGCAGCTATCACTCTTGCACTTCGACATCGATCCGAAGTTCCAAACGCCGTCGTCCGGGAAAACACGATACACTTATCCCGCTGCAAACCTGTGTCCGAAAACGCTACTAAAGTAAAAACCAATTTTCGTCTGCTCCAGTTTTCTGGCTCCTCATCATCGGCAACGGACTAAACCCTCCCGTCGCGGAAGTCAGTGGAGTTTCTCTTCTTGCTTCAATTCTTTTAGTcgataatttttgaattttgccgctttttcaaaaatataaaccctagtcCACAAGGCACCCCACCGCACTCGAATTCATCGGCTTCCTTCTGGAAATTGCACTTCTTAATGATAATTTTACTgtaatttttgtttaaaaaatcagGTTCTTCAATTGGACTTTCAGGTTAGAGCAGCTGATTCAGCTCCGGGAATTTTCTTCCACCGCTCTCCTCATGGTAATTTTCCAAATTAACGAATTCAACTTCTTTATTGGAATCTTAATTTTGCTGATTTATGTTGTATATCGTATAATATCATTCTAAAATTAACTTGCTGAAGTAAAGTTTaggtttttattgttttaaggtTTTTGTGCTTTCTATTGCCAGCTGTTATGACTGTTTATTGCTTTGTGAATTAATATGTTCGCTTATGGAAAATAGATGGTCGTAGTAGTTTTATGCTTATCTACTGTGTCGTAAATTTCAAAGTGACAATAGATTTATTGGTCGCAGGCTACCCTTGCTGATTCATTCCTGGCAGATCTTGAGGAATTGTCTGATAATGAAGCTGATAGTCTTGTGAGTGCTTTTTTTCTTCACATTTCACGGCTTTCACCatttatgctttctttgttcctcAAAGATGCATGAATTTTCTGTTGGACGATGACATTTGCCTTGAGTTTTGGGATTTAATTGGGTATGTGCTTTTTCAGAATGAGGATAATGGGGATGCCGAGCAAATGGAAGAAGATGTTGATGGGGACTTGGCAGACATCGAAGCTCTGAATTATGATGACCTGGACAGTGTCTCCAAGCTACATAAGACACAGCGGTATAATGATATAATGCAGGTTagctaaaatttttatttgatcaTCATTTCATTTTCGTGTTACAACTCCATTATTACATTTTTTTCCCACTTATGGTTGATCTGCATACTGCCTTGGATAAATTAGTTGTTGGTTCTTATGTTGCAGAAAGTTGAAGATGCACTTGAGAAGGGGTCTGACATTTCCAATCAAAGCATTGTTTTGGAGGATGATCCTGAGTATCAGTTGATTGTAGACTGCAATGCATTGTCAGTTGATATTGAGAATGAAATTGTCATAATCCACAATTTTATTCGTGATAAGTATCGCTTGAAGTTTCCAGAACTAGAATCTCTGGTTCATCACCCGATTGATTATGCTCGTGTGGTTAAGAAAATTGGAAATGAGATGGATCTTACCCTTGTTGATCTTGAAGGTCTTCTGCCTTCGGCCATTATCATGGTTATTTCAGTTACTGCATCAACTACCAGTGGAAAGCCACTTCCAGATGAAGTCTTGCAGAAGACAATTGATGCATGTGATAGAGCTCTCACTCTAGATTCAGCCAAGAAAAAGGTCCTTGATTTTGTGGAGAGTCGGATGGGGTATATTGCTCCTAATGTTTCGGCTATTGTTGGAACTGCAGTTGCTGCAAAACTCATGGGAACGGCTGGTGGTCTTTCTGCACTGGCAAAGATGCCTGCTTGCAATGTACAGCTTCTTGGTGCCAAGAGGAAGACCTTAGCAGGGTTTTCAACGGCAAATTCCCAAATCCATGTTGGTTATCTTGAGCAAAGTGAAATATTTCAGAGTACGCCACCTACCTTGAGAAAACGTGCCTGTCGACTCTTGGCTGCAAAGTCTACCTTGGCAGCACGTATAGACTCTATAAAAGGTGATTCAACTGGGAAAGTGGGAAGATCTTTACGTGATGAAATTCTCAAAAAGATAGAGAAATGGCAAGAACCCCCTCCTGCAAAGCAGCCTAAACCTCTGCCTGTTCCTGATTCTGAGCCCAAGAAAAAGAGAGGTGGTCGAAGGCTGCGGAAGACGAAAGAGAGGTATTGcagatttttttctttctctacgGATTAATTAAAGTTAGCTTTCTTCAGTTTGAAagtttcagagttaatgtattCCTTTACTTTGATTCAGATATGCTTTGACAGACATGA from the Coffea arabica cultivar ET-39 chromosome 11e, Coffea Arabica ET-39 HiFi, whole genome shotgun sequence genome contains:
- the LOC113719303 gene encoding spermidine synthase isoform X1, whose protein sequence is MAEQLVTELPVKRAREEGGEQVSNGVSSVGMADAVNSNSKEEAAQLPDGVSSVIPGWFSEISPMWPGEAHSLKVEKILFQGKSDYQNVMVFQSSTYGKVLVLDGVIQLTERDECAYQEMIAHLPLCSIPSPKKVLVIGGGDGGVLREVARHLSVEQIDICEIDKMVVDVSKQFFPDVAVGFEDPRVVLHIGDGVAFLKAVPEGTYDAIIVDSSDPIGPAQELFEKPFFESVAKALRPGGVVCTQAESIWLHMHIIEDIVANCRQIFKGSVNYAWTTVPTYPSGVIGFMLCSTEGPPVDFKHPINPIDANDGRSKTMKPLKFYNSEEIRAGARPLRNRSVLHSTSNNNVRLAF
- the LOC113719303 gene encoding spermidine synthase isoform X2; translation: MAEQLVTELPVKRAREEGGEQVSNGVSSVGMADAVNSNSKEEAAQLPDGVSSVIPGWFSEISPMWPGEAHSLKVEKILFQGKSDYQNVMVFQSSTYGKVLVLDGVIQLTERDECAYQEMIAHLPLCSIPSPKKVLVIGGGDGGVLREVARHLSVEQIDICEIDKMVVDVSKQFFPDVAVGFEDPRVVLHIGDGVAFLKAVPEGTYDAIIVDSSDPIGPAQELFEKPFFESVAKALRPGGVVCTQAESIWLHMHIIEDIVANCRQIFKGSVNYAWTTVPTYPSGVIGFMLCSTEGPPVDFKHPINPIDANDGRSKTMKPLKFYNSEIHSAAFCLPSFAKKVIDSKAN
- the LOC113719312 gene encoding U4/U6 small nuclear ribonucleoprotein Prp31 homolog, which translates into the protein MATLADSFLADLEELSDNEADSLNEDNGDAEQMEEDVDGDLADIEALNYDDLDSVSKLHKTQRYNDIMQKVEDALEKGSDISNQSIVLEDDPEYQLIVDCNALSVDIENEIVIIHNFIRDKYRLKFPELESLVHHPIDYARVVKKIGNEMDLTLVDLEGLLPSAIIMVISVTASTTSGKPLPDEVLQKTIDACDRALTLDSAKKKVLDFVESRMGYIAPNVSAIVGTAVAAKLMGTAGGLSALAKMPACNVQLLGAKRKTLAGFSTANSQIHVGYLEQSEIFQSTPPTLRKRACRLLAAKSTLAARIDSIKGDSTGKVGRSLRDEILKKIEKWQEPPPAKQPKPLPVPDSEPKKKRGGRRLRKTKERYALTDMRKLANRMAFGVPEESSLGDGLGEGYGMLGQAGSGKLRVSSAGPSKLSAKVAKKFKEKQYGSSGATSGLTSSLAFTPVQGIELSNPQALANQLGSGTQSTYFSETGTFSKIKRT